The Coregonus clupeaformis isolate EN_2021a chromosome 13, ASM2061545v1, whole genome shotgun sequence genome includes a region encoding these proteins:
- the LOC121579825 gene encoding uncharacterized protein LOC121579825: MEDRRLLPAGGAGDPKAKLVPLVVKTEPDTKTRRVREEAKPNIPIRVKKEDLSEVPLKVPRFQYVDFPSLHQCIQQFTVPPLDSWLEGFPPALGRPSGGRTPVTSKERVPKFKYVDYPSLHHCIQQLSVPPLESWSSGLARSGCGVTGGPGSTTSQPSSVRGNQTIQGDGSASAHKQDKYTAFPFPGPDSGSIQCVTSSNKASHKPQRLQVSLSSPPRARPALSSQGEETCHKVVCSDQLSQKSSNPKSLVAGMKRVRGAEPLHQSNRKSAGDDDWHADLNKSPQSHQEAQVKLSDSPDLGQGFWRTIPVCLPLLPKDVFRSRGIADPPEESQRKEATLMS, encoded by the exons ATGGAGGACAGGAGACTTCTCCCTGCAGGGGGAGCAGGTGATCCAAAAGCAAAGCTCGTGCCCTTAGTGGTCAAAACTGAGCCGGACACAAAGACCCGTAGGGTGAGAGAGGAGGCGAAGCCTAACATTCCCATCAGGGTTAAAAAAGAGGACCTCTCTGAAGTGCCCCTCAAAGTGCCCAGATTCCAGTATGTGGACTTCCCTTCGCTGCACCAGTGCATCCAGCAATTCACTGTGCCACCCCTGGACAGCTGGCTGGAGGGCTTTCCCCCGGCCCTGGGAAGACCCTCTGGAGGACGCACCCCTGTCACTTCCAAGGAGAGAGTTCCCAAGTTTAAGTATGTAGATTATCCCTCTCTGCACCACTGCATCCAGCAGTTGTCTGTGCCACCTCTGGAGAGCTGGAGCTCGGGGTTGGCCAGGTCAGGGTGTGGGGTGACAGGGGGACCTGGATCCACCACCTCTCAGCCCAGCTCTGTGAGGGGGAATCAGACAATACAGGGAGATGGTTCAGCATCGGCTCACAAGCAGGACAAGTATACTGCTTTCCCCTTCCCTGGTCCTGACTCCGGCTCCATCCAGTGTGTGACCTCCTCAAACAAGGCATCCCATAAGCCTCAGCGGCTTCAGGTGAGCTTGAGCAGTCCACCCCGAGCCAGGCCTGCATTAAGCTCACAGGGGGAAGAGACTTGCCATAAGGTGGTGTGTTCAGATCAGCTGTCTCAAAAGTCCTCTAATCCCAAATCTTTGGTTGCTGGAATGAAGCGTGTCAGAGGAGCAGAGCCACTCCATCAGAGCAATAGGAAGTCAGCTGGTGAtgatgattggcatgcagacctAAACAAATCTCCCCAAAGTCATCAAGAGGCCCAAGTAAAGCTCAGTGACTCTCCTGACCTAGGACAAGGGTTTTGGAGAACCATCCCAGTCTGTCTGCCCCTTTTGCCAAAAGATGTTTTCAGATCCAGAGGAATTGCCGATCCACCAGAAGAGTCACAGAGAAAAG AAGCCACATTGATGTCTTGA